A single region of the Malaclemys terrapin pileata isolate rMalTer1 chromosome 4, rMalTer1.hap1, whole genome shotgun sequence genome encodes:
- the LOC128835692 gene encoding voltage-dependent L-type calcium channel subunit alpha-1S-like, which yields MNSLERLLWGGAEARWLPRSSAISVVKILRVLRVLRPLRAINRAKGLKHVVQCVFVAIKTIGNIVIVTTLLQFMLACIGVQLFKGKFSSCTDPAKMTEEECRLLYKAIDTHTEDMGPIYNYRVEIAIFFIIYIILIAFFMMNLFVGFVIVTFQEQGENEYKNCELDKNQRQCVQYALKARPLRRYIPKNPYQYQIWYVVTSYYFEYLMFFLIMLNTICLGMQHYNQSAEMNHLSDNLNVAFTILFTLEMFLKLMAFKAKGYFSNPWNVFDFLIVIGSIIDVILSEIDPHLRLSHNLAWHHTPRG from the exons ATGAACTCCCTGGAGAGactcctgtggggtggggctgaggctcGCTGGCTCCCACG gtCCAGCGCCATCTCCGTGGTGAAAATCCTGAGGGTGCTGAGAGTCCTGCGGCCGCTGCGGGCCATTAACAGAGCGAAGGGGCTGAAG cacgTAGTCCAGTGCGTGTTCGTGGCCATCAAGACCATCGGCAACATTGTGATTgtcaccaccctgctgcagttcATGTTGGCCTGCATCGGGGTGCAGCTCTTCAAG GGGAAGTTTAGCAGCTGTACGGATCCGGCCAAGATGACAGAAGAGGAATGCAG GCTGCTGTACAAGGCCATTGACACCCACACCGAGGACATGGGCCCCATCTACAACTACCGGGTGGAGATCGCCATCTTCTTCATCATCTACATCATCCTCATCGCCTTCTTCATGATGAACCTCTTCGTCGGCTTTGTCATCGTCACCTTCCAGGAGCAGGGCGAGAACGAATACAAGAACTGCGAGCTGGACAAGAACCAG CGCCAGTGTGTCCAGTACGCACTGAAAGCCCGCCCTCTGAGACGCTACATCCCCAAGAACCCCTATCAGTACCAGATTTGGTATGTGGTGACCTCCTACTACTTCGAGTACCTCATGTTCTTCCTGATCATGCTGAACACCATCTGCCTGGGCATGCAG CACTACAACCAGTCAGCTGAGATGAACCACCTCTCAGACAACTTGAATGTGGCCTTCACCATCCTCTTCACCCTGGAGATGTTCCTCAAGCTCATGGCCTTCAAAGCCAAG GGCTATTTCAGCAACCCCTGGAACGTCTTTGATTTCCTCATCGTCATCGGTAGCATCATCGACGTCATCCTGAGCGAGATCGAT